TATCTTTTTTGctgtgaacaaataaacaaatgcagaagaaaacaaaaccttgtcGAAGGTCATTAAACATCTTCTCTCACTTTAACATTGTGTAAACAACATCGTGATCCAACAtattacttttcatttctttaaagagagggacagagctgtCATCATTCATTTCTACCAAGTAAAGCTTTTTGCTCACATGGTTGTTTACGCCTGACACAGGTCAAAACATgtcactaacaaacacctcagGAGATTGGAAGTTTCAGTGTGTGGCATcgtctccttttccttttcatccctTTCACCACTTTTACCTCAGCGTGTTTCTAATTGCAGTTTTTTTCCACACCAGTtcccaaagaaaagaaacaactggCGATTCCCTAAAAGTTATCTTCACACACACGGGTCTTTTTTTCTAACGGCTTGTTAGGAGCAGAAAATAAGGAAATTGATGCCGAGGTATTGTAAATCATTTGACTGGTGAAATGGGGAAAGAGCAGCAGGCTGTAATTTCAGAAGGCAGGTGACTGTTGAAATTGATTAGACGTTCTTTGTGATAGTCAGTGGGTTAAGAGACGGTGATGTCGGTTTATTCTTTACACCCACATGAAGCAGTCTGATTGTCGAGACATCAAACGCACTATTGGCTCCAGAATGAGCAACTTTAAATATAGAATTGATTACAGGGTTTGtgtcagtcttttattttaacctttttaaatgAGAGGGACAAGTTAAAGCATTCGGTCAACAACACTTTGTTTTCAAGGGTAAAGCATtaaactagtgctgtcaaaagattaaaatatttaatcgtgattaatcgcatttatgtcatagttaactcaaaattaatcgcaaatttggcAAGTGTCGGTCTACTTtggaacaaattaaacacagaactgtgtagggctatttgagtcctccccatatttgtggaaaatgtatgaaataagaagtaccctgtttttaaataaataaaaacatatagctacagcctagtagcttaaaaatatatattttagttggcgaaatattaaaacaaaagcgagagcaggtcagactggaggcgagcACAGATACTGAAACTCGGTAggaaccaactgcagcttctgctctgatcgagaagctgaggcactgatctctgatcagctgagaccagagaaactctttgttttcactgtttccatagttaagaagcagtcagtcactgagctctgacctcactgtgtctctctgagcgagtgcgtgggggcagggggcggggctatggtgcgctatctggaaccacacaaacacacacacagactcacacacacactcgcccgctccttgtacttaatgacggcctgatacgatgatgtttttaaaaattattgtgacttagtcaaccaccaacatgcaaaagcgtgtttcacccggcgaaagcgtgagagttggcagctctgcgttaatctcgcgataaaaaaattaacggcgttaaaatgggtttgcgttaacgccgttaataacgcgttaaactgacagcactacaTGAAACTAAATATTCTTTCTTAGCTCCCCCCTCTTCCCACCatcacgcacatacacacactgaacataGCACATCCCCATGGACTCAAACAAGTTTGGTCTTGTGctcttttgaaaggtaacattcTGAACTTTCCCCCGCAAAAAAAGTCACAATCACTTGAAGTGCTACTGGCATTGAGTAAAAGCAGTTGGCACACAGTgaagtagaaggtttttatttccgcttgaatattttttaataaacagatgcCTGCAGATGACTCTAGCTTGGActtatgagctggaaaacacattGGAACCCTTGCATGAAGCCTTGAATAGCCCGttcaaatttgataacaataccacagaaaatgtatatttgacagATCTTTTCCTAAGGGCATGTCTAGGCGTTTTCCACAAAGGCCATTTGGAGACTCCAAAGGACCCTTTGTAACCATGGTAGCCAACCATGCTAAATAGGCTAATTTTACACTCAAAcgtttatataaaagaaacaaaacagccacacagtgaaacaccTCCTTTGAGTTCCTTTGGTGACCAGAGAGATCAGAGACATTGGCGCCATCTTTAATCAGCAGCCTACTGCCTTTGAGTTCCTTTGGTgaccagagagaacagagacattGGCGCCATCTTTAATCCGCAGGTTACTTAACTGACCACTGAAGAGACACTTCTCAGTTTACTCAAACAGTTCAACATGACAACAAGTCAAGATAGCTCTACAAGTCAGACATCAGGAACACAACGACAACTCCATCTGTCAACAGCTGAGCGAATCATGATTCTAGACAACCGCAGCAAAAGCAACTTGCAGCCAAACTCAGTGAATGCAATGGCGGACCTCCTGCAACAATTCAAAGGCTCAAAGTCAAAGAATTTGAAGCTGTCGCTGGAGAACCAAGCTCTCAAGCAGGTACAGAGACGACTTAAGTCCAAGCTGAAGAAAAAGGACAGCATGTTGATAATGAAGGAGGATGTCGGCAGGGAAAGAGATAAAGTAATCGCTACTTTACAAAGTGAAAAGGTTGCGCTGGTCAATAAGAATGATGAGCTCATGGCAAAACTGAAGACCGCACAGAATCAGAACCGTGATTGCAAGACTGCCTGTAACCTCAGAGTCGACTACCTTGAGGGTCTGATATGGAAGGGTCAGTCGGAGAATTCCATCTGCTTTAAAAGaaccaaggagctggagagcctgGTTGAAGCcaaagagaagaagtggctCAACATGCAGGAGAACTTGCAAAATAATGTTGAGCTCACGGAAAAACTGAGGGCCATGCAGACTCAGATTCATCAGCTTGAGTCTGACACAGTCCTTAAAGTCAACACTCTGGAGGATCAGCtcaggagtgagcaggtggagaaagagacctgCCTTCAAAAGATCAAAGAGCTGAACAGTCCGGTTGAAACcacagagaagaagtggctcaATGTGCAGGAGGACTTGCAAAAGAATGTTGAGCTCAGGGCAAAAATGTGCACCGCACAGACTCTGATCGACGATTGCAAGGCTGCCTGTAACCTCAACACCGACTACATCAAAGGTCTGGTATTGCGGGTTTCCGTCTGCTCTGAAAGAGTCAAGGAGCTTGAGAGTCTGGTTGAAACCTCAGACCTTAAAGTCAACACTCTGGAGGCTCAGCTCAGGAGcgagcaggtggagaaagagacctgCCTTCAAAGaaccaaggagctggagagtctgGTTGAAACCACAGTGAAACCACCCAATGttcagaagatggaggaggatatTAAGTTCCTCATCGTGAAGTCTATTAAGCTTCAGGTAAGTGACATCAGCTCAGTTTTGTTTGAACAATAACTTGTTGGcttgtgagtttgtttcagatttagaggtttggagtgaaaataatgaaacacatgtcatctctgtcttttcaggagCTGGCTCTCATGTCAGACAGCGACAAAGCcaaaagaagggaggaagaaagaaaagttcagaagaagcaggagaagatcgagaaagataaaagagagatggagctgaaagacaagaagcatcaggagaagaagaagcagcagaagattgCAAAAGAATTAATAGAGAAGCTGAGAGTGAGAAGATAAAAGCTGAGCTTCCCTGCTAAATTTCTATTGTATCTGCTTgtaggttaaagaaaaaaaaggaactgcACACATATACCAAGCTTCATTAATAATTGACTAATCTAAACCTATGATTCAATTTTAGGACTTCAGAAACGTCATAAAGATATTGTCATTGTcttaatatagaaaatatattgttttatgtgaTTTTAAACACGATTAGTTACCGTACAGCGGTAAACATACCTGAAACCCCATGTAAACTAgatccagacttttatttggatctgcatggAATTTGCACAGATTAATTGATAGTTGATAATATGTCTGAATTTCTAAATCAATATACATACACAATTAACTGAGGAATCAATGGAATTGTTGAAAAGTGttcaatctcacaatgttaaagacacggaatttgttttttttaaatgtttttttctctgactcATAACATCTTTCTACTAAAAGTCATTGAAATCTGTCAAATAACTTTTTTGctgtgaacaaataaacaaatgcagaagaaaacaaaaccttgtcGAAGGTCATTAAACATCTTCTCTCACTTTAACATTGTGTAAACAACATCGTGATCCAACAtattacttttcatttctttaaagagagggacagagctgtCATCATTCATTTCTACCAAGTGAAGCTTTTTGCTCACATGGTTGTTTACGCCTGACACAGGTCAAAACGTgtcactaacaaacacctcagGAGATTGGAAGTTTCAGTGTGTGGCAGcgtctccttttccttttcatccctTTCACCACTTTTACCTCAGCGTGTTTCTAATTGCAGTTTTTTTCCACACCAGTtcccaaagaaaagaaacaactggCGATTCCCTAAAAGTTATCTTCACACACACGGGTCTTTTTTTCTAACGGCTTGTTAGGAGCAGAAAATACGGAAATTGATGCCGAGGTATTGTAAATCATTTGACTGGTGAAATGGTGAAAGAGCAGCAGGCTGTAATTTCAGAAGGCAGGTGACTGTTGAAATTGATTAGACGTTCTTTGTGATAGTCAGTGGGTTAAGAGACGTTGATGTCGGTTTATTCTTTACACCCACATGAAGCAGTCTTATTGTCGAGACATCAAACGCACTATTGGCACCAGAATGAGCAACTTTAAATATAGAATTGATTACAGGGTTTGtgtcagtcttttattttaacctttttaaatgAGAGGGACAAGTTAAAGCATTTGGTCAACAACACTTTGTTTTCAAGGGTGAAGCATTATaatagtgctgtcaaaagattaaaatatttaatcgtgattaatcgcatttatgtcatagttaactcaaaattaatcgcaaatttggcaagtgtcggcctactttgagacaaattaaacacagaactgtgtagggctatttgagtcctccccatatttgtggaaaatgtatgaaataagaagtacaatgtttttaaataaataaaaacatatagctgcagcctagtagcttaaaaatatatattttagttggcgaaatattaaaacaaaagcgagagcaggtcagactggaggcgagcacagatactgaagctcggtaggaaccaactgcagcttctgctctgatcgagaagctgaggcgctgatctctgatcagctgagaccagagaaactctgtgttttcactgtttccatagttaagaagcagtcagtcactgagctctgacctcactgtgtctctctgagcgagtgcgtgggggcagggggcggggctatggtgcgctatctggaaccacacaaacacacacacagactcacacacacactcgcccgctccttgtacttaatgacggcctgatacgatgatgtttttaaaaatgattgtgacttagtcaaccaccaacatgcaaaagcgtgtttcaaccggcgaaagcgtgagagttggcagctctgcgttaatctcgcgataaaaaaattgacggcgttaaaatgggtttgcgttaacgccgttaataacgcgttaaactgacagcgcTACATTAAACTAAATATTCTTTCTTAGCTCCCCCCTCTTCCCAccatcacgcacacacacacactgaacatagCACATTCCCATGGACTCAAACAAGTATGGTCTTGTGctcttttgaaaggtaacattctgaactttccccccccaaaaaagtcaCAATCACTTGAAGTGCTACTGGCATTGAGTAAAAGCAGTTGGCACGCAGTgaagtagaaggtttttatttccgcttgaatatgtttaaataaacacatgcatgcagatgACTCTAGCTTGGActtatgagctggaaaacaaaatggaaCCCTAGCATGAAGCCTTGAATAGAccaagttcaaatttgataacaatacGACAGAAAATGTATATGTGACAGATCTTTTCCTAAGGGCATGTCTAGGCGTTTTCCACAAAGGCCATTTGGAGACTCCAAAGGACCCtttgtaaccatggtaaccaaCCAGGCTAAATAGGCTAATTTTACACTCAAAcgtttatataaaagaaacaaaacaaccacacagtgaaacaccTCCTTTCAGTTCCTTTGGTGACCAGAGAGATCAGAGACATTGGCGCCATCTTTAATCAGCAGCTACTTCCTTTGAGTTCCTTTGGTgaccagagagaacagagacattGGCGCCATCTTTAATCAGCAGCTACTTCCTTTGAGTTCCTTTGGTgaccagagagaacagagacattGGCGCCATCTTTAATCCGCAGGTTACTTAACTGACCACTGAAGAGACACTTCTCAGTTTACTCAAACAGTTCAACATGACAACAAGTCAAGACAGCTCTACAAGTCAGACATcaggaacacaacaacaactccatcTGTCAACAGCTGAGCAAATCATGATTCTAGACAAACGCTCCAAAAGCAACTTGCAGCCAAACTCAGTGAATGCAATGGCGGACCTCCTGCAACAATTCAAAGGCTCAAAGTCAAAGAATTTGAAGCTGTCGCTGGAGAACCAAGCTCTCAAGCAGGTACAGAGACGACTTAAGTCCAAGCTGCAGAAAAAGGACAGCATGTTGATAATGAAGGAGGATGACGGCAGGGAAAGAGATAAAGTAATCGCTACTTTACAAAGTGAAAAGGTTGCGCTGGTCAATAAGAATGATGAGCTCATGGCAAAACTGAAGACCGCACAGAATCAGAACCGTGATTGCAAGACTGCCTGTAACCTCAGAGTCGACTACCTTGAGGGTCTGATATGGAAGGGTCAGTCGGAGAATTCCATCTGCT
The DNA window shown above is from Platichthys flesus chromosome 11, fPlaFle2.1, whole genome shotgun sequence and carries:
- the LOC133964440 gene encoding golgin subfamily A member 6-like protein 25, with product MTTSQDSSTSQTSGTQRQLHLSTAERIMILDNRSKSNLQPNSVNAMADLLQQFKGSKSKNLKLSLENQALKQVQRRLKSKLKKKDSMLIMKEDVGRERDKVIATLQSEKVALVNKNDELMAKLKTAQNQNRDCKTACNLRVDYLEGLIWKGQSENSICFKRTKELESLVEAKEKKWLNMQENLQNNVELTEKLRAMQTQIHQLESDTVLKVNTLEDQLRSEQVEKETCLQKIKELNSPVETTEKKWLNVQEDLQKNVELRAKMCTAQTLIDDCKAACNLNTDYIKGLVLRVSVCSERVKELESLVETSDLKVNTLEAQLRSEQVEKETCLQRTKELESLVETTVKPPNVQKMEEDIKFLIVKSIKLQELALMSDSDKAKRREEERKVQKKQEKIEKDKREMELKDKKHQEKKKQQKIAKELIEKLRVRR